In Populus alba chromosome 1, ASM523922v2, whole genome shotgun sequence, a single window of DNA contains:
- the LOC118055263 gene encoding uncharacterized protein: MGMMETSPTTIAPLLIRNVATTIFIFADKSLVTLAQKYKLLEHIRYLLVTSFLFFLRLLPSLFPSLNPSDQDHNNNNFHQYHPLKPPKSENYLPSSSFGDSGIARALTQLLSIVNDIPVSSRKYEIVRSLAEKLIDDNHKENFEALREVNRGVLSAAFSRTLSQLEAAMMEIGRDGGENGGSRTGPVNDRLNRVLKAVRAVRDRSWARFGRGGEGLDRSAEKLAAELLWLGQKLATCGCGEEAVWRWASASNMAWLALSAEARLQGSLVKVSAFLFKQAKELGLEETEEGQREQERQTMMKMMMSWLPLLCRASNGSDAPVLSVRERAELERTLEEMIDRLEHEEEQEEVLSLWLHHFTYSPSSDWPNLHASYARWCTASRKLLILK, from the exons CCCTTGTTACCTTAGcacaaaaatataaacttcTTGAACACATTCGTTATCTTCTTGtcacttcttttctcttctttttacgTTTACTTCCTTCTCTATTCCCTTCTTTAAACCCTAGTGACCAAGATCATAATAACAACAATTTTCATCAGTACCATCCTCTTAAGCCACCCAAAAGTGAAAACTACTTGCCCTCATCAAGTTTTGGAGATTCAGGTATTGCTCGAGCACTTACACAGCTATTGTCAATCGTCAATGATATTCCTGTTAGCTCAAGAAAGTATGAAATAGTGAGATCATTAGCAGAGAAGCTTATAGATGATAACCATAAAGAAAACTTCGAGGCTTTACGAGAAGTCAACCGTGGGGTTTTATCTGCGGCTTTTTCAAGGACTCTTAGCCAGCTTGAAGCAGCCATGATGGAAATAGGGCGTGATGGGGGTGAAAATGGCGGCTCAAGGACTGGACCAGTTAATGATCGGTTGAACCGGGTCTTAAAAGCAGTTCGGGCTGTTCGGGATAGGAGTTGGGCCAGGTTTGGTAGAGGTGGAGAAGGGTTGGACCGGTCCGCAGAGAAGTTGGCGGCTGAGCTGCTTTGGTTGGGTCAGAAATTGGCTACTTGTGGATGTGGGGAAGAAGCTGTTTGGAGGTGGGCTTCGGCTTCAAACATGGCATGGCTTGCTCTCTCAGCTGAGGCTCGGCTACAGGGTTCACTGGTGAAAGTCTCAG CGTTCCTGTTTAAACAAGCCAAGGAGTTGGGACTTGAAGAAACTGAAGAAGGCCAAAGAGAACAAGAAAGGCAAacgatgatgaagatgatgatgtcTTGGCTGCCATTACTATGTAGAGCAAGCAATGGCTCCGATGCACCAGTCCTCAGCGTGAGAGAAAGGGCTGAACTAGAGAGAACATTGGAAGAGATGATAGATAGGCTGGAACATGAAGAAGAGCAGGAGGAGGTCTTGTCTTTGTGGCTGCACCACTTCACATATAGCCCGTCTTCTGACTGGCCTAACCTCCATGCCTCTTATGCTAGATGGTGCACTGCTTCTCGTAAGCTCTTAATTCTTAAATGA